Within Bacteroidota bacterium, the genomic segment TTCAGTTCACAGCAGAAAATTTAAAACGGATCGAGGCGGAGCGGAAGAAATATCCCACTGCAGATTCAGCGGTTATGCCGGTTCTATGGATTGCCCACGAACAAAACGGAAATTGGATCTCCGGTGAGGCCATTCAGGCCGTTGCTGACGTTCTGGCCATTCCGGTTGCCAACGTGTATGGTGTGGTTTCTTTCTATACCATGTACAACAAACAACCGGTTGGGAAATATCACCTTCAGGTTTGTGCGAATGTTTCCTGCAGCCTGAATGGGGCCCGGTCCATCCTTCATCACCTGGAAACCGAACTGAAAGTGAAACACGGCGAAACCACGGCTGATCAGCTGTTTACGGTTTCAGAAGTGGAATGTCTGGGATCCTGCGGAACAGCCCCGGCCATGCAGGTCAATGATGATTATGTGGAAAACCTGACCATCCAGAAAGTGGATGCGTTACTGAAAGAGTTGGGACGGTAAGATGGGTTTACTCGATAATTACGAAAAGGTGCTTCTTCCCGATATCAAAGACCTTCATAAACTCGCGGTCTATGAAGAACATGGTGGCTATTCCGGATTTAAAAAAGCGCTGGAACAAACACCCGATGATGTGATTAATGAAGTGAAAAAGTCGGGTCTGCGCGGTCGCGGCGGAGCAGGCTTTCCTACCGGAATGAAATGGAGTTTCATGCCGAAGGGGGATAAGGTTCGCTATCTGGCCTGTAATGGTGATGAAGGCGAACCAGGTACATTCAAAGACCGCCAGATTTTTGAGTTTAATCCCCATCTGTTTATTGAAGGAACCCTGATCGCCTGTTATGCCATGCAGATCCAGGTGGCCTATGTGTACATCCGTGGTGAGTATGTAAAATGGATCAACATCCTTCAGAAAGCTTTGGATGAAGCCTATGCAAAGGGATATGTAGGCAAGCAGATTCTCGGTAAGAATTTTTCAACTGAAATCGTCATTCACCGGGGTGCCGGCGCTTATATCTGCGGCGAAGAATCCTCGCTGATGAATTCACTCGAAGGCAAACGCCCGTATCCGCGGATTAAGCCACCGTTCCCGGCTCAGGTTGGTTTGTGGGGACAGCCCACCACCATCAACAATATCGAAACATTGTCCTGCGCCGCTGTCATCATGCGGAAAGGTGCAGACTGGTTTTCAAAAGTAGGTGCAGAAAAACACCCGGGACCTGTTCTGTACGGTATTTCAGGTCATGTGAACAAACCGGGTGTGTATGAAGGTCCGACCGGATTGCCGTTAAAGGATCTGATTTTTGACGTTGCCGGCGGAATCCGGGGAGGGAAGAAACTGAAAGCCGTGATTCCGGGTGGATCATCCACACCGATTCTCACCCCTGAAATGGTCGATAAAGCCACCATGGATGCCGATGGCCTCCGTACAGTGGGATCCATGATGGGAACGGCCGGAATCATTGTCATGGATGAAGACACCGATCTGGTCGAGGTGCTTCACACCCTCACGAAATTTTATCATCATGAATCCTGCGGCCAGTGCACACCCTGCCGGGAAGGCACCGGATGGCTCGAAAAAGTCGTGGGCAAATTTGCCGCCCGCACAGCCACCAGTCAGGATTATGATCTGCTTCTTAAAATCTGCGGGCAGATGGAAGGAAGAACGGTTTGTGCGCTGGCCGATGCCGCCGCCTGGCCGGTCAGAAACACCATTACCCGTTTTAAATCTGAGTTTGAAGCCCGGATGGTCGGTTCACCCACTGCCGGGTGGGAGTATTCCATGAAGGCGGTTTCGGGTGTTTAATCTGGTCACGCGCCAGGATTTCTTTGACATCGCTGTTAAAATTGAACGCAAAGGATTCTCACTTCCGCGGTTTGGCGTGAAAAACCAGATCAGAAGAAAGTGGAATTCAGAGTCGTCTGCCGCCGGAAGTTTCTGGGATTTCCCCTGGCTGGAAGGTTTGTGGAACCGGGAAATAACCGGTGATGAATCTGCCGGATACCGGGAGTGGTTAGCAAAAACCTTTTGCCCTGATCAGTCTGACGCCCTGTCGGTGGGTTGCGGAGATGGATCTGCAGAGGAAAAATGGTTTCGGACCGGACAGTTTCACCGGGTAACCGGTCTGGATATTGCCGATGAAAGAATCCGTAAGGCCAGAGACCGTTTTAATAACCTGAACCCCGGTTTGCAATTCGTAACCGGCGATTTTCTGACGGATCCGGTTGATGACTATCAGGTTCTGATTTTTGAACATGCCTTTCATCACCTGTTCCCGATGGATAAGGTCATCAGGAAAGTTAAGGAGGCTCTTCAGCCGGGCAAACAGGTTCTCATGATTGACTATTTCGGCCCGGATCGGTTTCAGTGGGAAAAGGAGTTGCTTCAGGAAGCCAATGAGGTGCTTGCCTCCTGGCCGGATGAGTGGAAACGGATTCCCGGTACCACACGAACAAAAAACCGGATAGGTTCTCCCGGGTTGCTCAGGATGCGGTGGTCCGATCCGTCGGAAGCAGCAGAATCAGCAGGTAGTCTCCAGAAATTGCGTGCCAATTTTAACATCAGATTCGAAAAAGTGATCAGCGGTACCTTGCTGCATGTGGTTTTTAAGGACATCGCCGGAAATTTTATGTCGGAAGAAACCAGACCTGCGGTTCTGGAAGTGTTGAACAGGGAAAAGAAATTGATAGAATCCGGACGGGTAAACGGCCATTTCAGAGCCCTCGTCATTGAAGGCCGACAGTAGTCCATTGACAGGATGAATTGATACAGATATGAAAATTATTATTGATCAGGTAGAACATCAGGTTGAAGGAAAACCCACCATTCTCGAGGCGGCTGCCCGGGTCGGTGTGGAAATCCCTCATTTCTGTTACCACCCCGGACTTTCCATTTCGGGTAACTGCCGCATGTGTCTGGTGGAAGCCGGTACACCGAAGATGGGTCCGAACGGACCCGAACTGGATGCCGACGGAAAGCCCGTCATCATGTGGATGCCCAAACCCATTACCTCCTGTTCCACGCCTGCCAGTGAAGGCATGGTGGTCCGGACTCATAAAACCTCTAAGGTGATTGAAGATGCCCAGAAAGGGGTTCTTGAGTTTATCCTCATAAACCACCCCCTCGACTGTCCCATCTGCGATCAGGCGGGTGAATGTCCCCTGCAGGAAAATACATTCAAATACGGTCCGGAAGGATCCCGTTTCGAGTTCGAAAAGAACCACAAACCCAAACGCGTTGAACTGGGCCCGAACGTGGTGTTCGATGCGGAACGCTGCATCAATTGCACCCGGTGTGTCCGGTTCTGTGATGAAGTGGCCAAAGCGCCTCAGTTGACGGTCATTGAGCGGGGAGATCATAACTACATTGCCACGTTCCCCGGAAAGGAACTCGATAATCCGTACTCGATGAATGTCATCGATATCTGTCCGGTCGGGGCCCTGACCAGCAAGCACTTCCGGTTCAAAGCCAGAGTCTGGGAAATGTCAGAAACCGATTCGGTCTGCACCGGCTGTGCCAGAGGTTGTAACACCAAGACCTGGGTGAAAAACAATGAAATTCTGCGGGTGACCCCACGCGAAAATCCGCAGGTCAATCAGTGGTGGATGTGCGATGAAGGTCGCCTGAATATTAAGTGGATGAATGAAAACCGGGTCAGCGGTCCGCATCGGGTTGCTTCCGGTTCCAGAACATCCCTGACCTGGGAAGATGCCAGAACAAGCTTATCTGCTGCGATATCTGCAAACGCTGCTAAAACAGCGGTGGTGGTATCGCCTTATGCAACTCTCGAAGATTCCTTTGCTGCCATTCAGACATTCAGACAGGCTGGTGTGACCCGGTTTGCCCGGTACCGTCATGAAAAGGGCAGTGATGACCATCTGCTGATCCGGGCGGATAAGACGCCCAATCAGACAGCCCTCGATCTGCTCGAACCGCTTGCAGGAACCTACCTGTCACCGGCTCAGCTTGCCAGTGCCATTGAATCGGGTGACATTGCCACTCTGGTGGTGATCGAGGAAAATCCGTTTGCAAACGGACTGACCGCTGCGCACCGATCAAAACTGAGTCAGGTCATTTCATTCAGCTACAACTGGGATGAAACCGCCTCGGTGGCCGATCTGGTATTCCCGGCAGCCGTGGTGGCCGAAACATCGGGCACCTTCATCAATGCACAGGGAATTGCTCAGCGTGTGAAACCATCAAAAACCGTTACCCATCAGAACCGGACGCTTATGCGTGAAACCGGCCTTTCCCGCTGGGACAAACATGCGTGGAAACATGACAAATGGGCCAAACCGGTGAATGTGGTAGATGCAAAACCGACCTGGGAAATCCTGTCAGGATTGAACGGGGAACCTGTGTTCCAATCGCCCGATGCCATTCTGAAAATGGCTTCTGGTCTGATTCCTTCACTCAAAGGATTGTCTCACGGCACCATGGGAACAACAGGTGTGAAAATTCAAACCGGAGAGGTTATTAAATCATGACCCTTACCCTGACCGGACATCTGATTCTGGCCCTGTGCATTTTCGGGTCTTTGTTTCTGTTCGTTGCCTACTCGGTATATGCCGAACGTAAAGTCTCGGCCCGGATCCAGAACCGGATCGGTCCCGATCGGGTCGGACCGTGGGGACTGCTTCAGCCTTTTGCCGACATTCTGAAACTTCTGTTCAAAGAAGAAATTATTGCCGATCAGGCCAGTAAAATCGTTCATACCCTGGCCCCCGGCATTGCCGTAATCATGGCCTTTATCATTTATGCCATGATCCCCATTGCAGACGGGCTCTACATCGCCGATGTGAATATCGGAATTCTCTATGTGCTGGGTGCTACTTCCATTGGCGTGTACGGTGTCACCCTGGCCGGCTGGTCTTCGAACAGCAAATACTCCCTTCTGGGATCCATGCGGGCTTCTGCTCAGATGATTTCCTATGAACTGACCATGGGACTGGCCATCATCGGCATCATTCTGATCGGTGGGTCCCTGTCGGTGGTCGATATTGTGAAGGCTCAAACCGACAATCCGCTGTACTGGAATATTGTACTTCAGCCGGTGGGTTTTATTCTGTTTCTCACAGCCTCCTTTGCTGAAACCAACCGTCTGCCCTTCGATTTACCCGAATCGGAACAGGAATTGGTCGGAGGTTTCCATACCGAATATTCATCCATGCGGTTTGCCCTGTTCTTTTTCGCCGAATACACCCACCTCGTCGTCGCCAGTTCCATGCTGGCAACCCTGTATCTGGGTGGCTATCAGATTCCGTTCGGATCACTCTGGCTGGATGGGGCCCCGGCATGGCTGGTGGCAGCTCTTCAGGTGCTCACGTTTATCCTGAAAATGTGTTTCTTCATTTTCGTGTTCATCTGGGTCCGCTGGACGCTTCCGCGGTTTAAATGGAATCACCTGATGGAACTGGGTTGGAAGTATCTGTTGCCGATCGGACTGATCAATGTGGTGGTGACCGCCATTGTGCTGCTCATCATCCGGTCCCTGTAAAGCAGGTGAAACGTGTCCCTTGAAGTACTGTATCAGGCCTTTATTCCCTTATTTGTCGCATTCGATGCACCGGGAATCATCCCGATCTTCATTTCGCTGACAACGGGAATGACCCTGAAGGAAAAGCGCAAACTGGGGACACAATCCACCTTAACCGCGCTGGCTGTTTGTGTCATTATTCTGCTGGCCGGGAAACTGGTCTTTTCCATCATGGGAATCACGGTGGATGACCTCAGAATCGGCGGTGGAATTATTCTGATTGTTCTGGCCATTTACGATCTGGTTTTTTCGTCTGAAGAACGGAAAAACAGCAACATCACCGTCGGGGTTGTGCCCATCGGGGTGCCTCTGATCGCAGGACCGACTGCCATTACCACGCTGTTGGTTTTGAATGATAGTTACGGGTGGATGGCCACCACCATCAGCCTGGTTCTGAATATGATCATTGTGTTCTTTGTATTCTATTATTCAGATTATGTCACCCGGTTTATGGGCCGGTCAGGTTCTCATGCTTTTGCAAAGGTGATGAATCTGTTTCTGGCCGCCATTGCTGTTCACATGATAACCACTGGAATCGTCAATATCGTCAACCAGCACAGTTGACAGGATTAACCATGATTTTTGATATCGTCATCTACACTGTTGTCTTTCTTGCCATCGCATCGGGTATTCTGGTGGTCACCGGGAAAAGTCCGGTTACCAGTGCCCTCGCGCTGGTTTTTAACTTTTTCTGCATCGCGTTTCTTTACCTGCTGATGGAGGCCCAGTTCCTTGCAGCCATTCAGGTGATTGTCTACGCCGGGGCCATTATGGTCCTCTTCCTTTTCGTCATCATGCTGCTGAATCTTCAGGAAGATATCACGCTTCTCGAAAGCTTTGACCTGAAGAAGGGACTGATGGTCCTGATAGCGGCCGGTTTCCTGCTGCAGGTTCTGTACATCCTGAGTCTCCAGTTGCCCGGATGGTCTTCCTCTCCCGTTGCAGGTCAGGATTTCCCCGATCTTGGTACGGCAGAAGCCATCGGAAAGGCCCTTTTTACCCGTTTTGTATTCCCTTTTGAAATGATCACAGTGGTTCTGCTTGCAGCGGTTGTCGGTGCAGTGGTTCTTGCCAGAAAAAAGGTTGAAAATGATTAATCAACACCTGGATACCATTATCCTGCTCTCCGGGGTCCTGTTTACCATCGGGGTGCTCGGGGTTCTTACCCGGAAAAATGCCATTACCATTTTTATGAGCGTCGAACTCATGCTGAATTCGGTCAATTTGGCATTGATTGCCTTTTCCAGACTGCACAATGATGTCACCGGTCAGATGCTGGTCATCTTTGTGATGGCCATTGCCGCAGCCGAGGTGGCCGTCGGTCTGGCCATTGTCATTTCCATCTTCCGGAACCGGCAAACGGCTAATGTTAACGAAATTAATCTGCTTCGGTGGTAAATCATGGATAGCTCGCTTTTTTATCTGGTTATTCTGACACCCCTGGCCGGGTTCCTTATCAACGGGGCGTTGGGTCTTTTCAATGTGGCCGGCTGGCGTTCTGACAGCCGCAAATCGCTGGTGGGTTGGCTGGGTTCTATTGCGGTTCTGATCCCGTTTCTGGTTCTGCTTTCCATTTTTATGGGCATGTCTGCCGGTGAAGTGGCCATTGTAAAATACTACGATTGGTTTACAGCAGGTCCTCTCTCGGTGCCGGTGGCTTACCAGATTGACAGTCTCTCGGTTCTGATGGGCCTGATGGTCACCGGCGTGGGATTTCTTATTCACGTTTACTCCATCGGTTATATGCACCATGATGAAGGTTTCTGGCGGTTCTTTACCTACCTGAACCTGTTCATCTTTTCCATGCTCAATCTGGTTTTCGCCGATAACCTGGTGCTCCTGTTCCTTGGTTGGGAAGGCGTCGGTCTGTGCTCCTACCTGCTCATCGGGTTCTGGTACCAGCATGCGTTTGCCAATGACGCAGCCATTAAGGCCTTCGTCATGAACCGGATCGGTGATCTGGCCTTTCTGATCGGGATGTTCCTGCTGTTCAGTGAAATCGGAAGTCTTCAGTTTACCTCGATTAATGACTGGGCCCGTTCGGTCGGAGCCATGAATACCGAAACCGTGTTCTGGGCCGGACTTTTCCTGTTTATCGGGGCAACTGGTAAATCCGCACAGATTCCCCTTTATACCTGGCTTCCCGATGCCATGGCCGGACCCACTCCCGTTTCTGCACTGATCCATGCCGCAACCATGGTCAC encodes:
- the nuoE gene encoding NADH-quinone oxidoreductase subunit NuoE gives rise to the protein MFQFTAENLKRIEAERKKYPTADSAVMPVLWIAHEQNGNWISGEAIQAVADVLAIPVANVYGVVSFYTMYNKQPVGKYHLQVCANVSCSLNGARSILHHLETELKVKHGETTADQLFTVSEVECLGSCGTAPAMQVNDDYVENLTIQKVDALLKELGR
- the nuoH gene encoding NADH-quinone oxidoreductase subunit NuoH; translation: MTLTLTGHLILALCIFGSLFLFVAYSVYAERKVSARIQNRIGPDRVGPWGLLQPFADILKLLFKEEIIADQASKIVHTLAPGIAVIMAFIIYAMIPIADGLYIADVNIGILYVLGATSIGVYGVTLAGWSSNSKYSLLGSMRASAQMISYELTMGLAIIGIILIGGSLSVVDIVKAQTDNPLYWNIVLQPVGFILFLTASFAETNRLPFDLPESEQELVGGFHTEYSSMRFALFFFAEYTHLVVASSMLATLYLGGYQIPFGSLWLDGAPAWLVAALQVLTFILKMCFFIFVFIWVRWTLPRFKWNHLMELGWKYLLPIGLINVVVTAIVLLIIRSL
- the nuoK gene encoding NADH-quinone oxidoreductase subunit NuoK codes for the protein MINQHLDTIILLSGVLFTIGVLGVLTRKNAITIFMSVELMLNSVNLALIAFSRLHNDVTGQMLVIFVMAIAAAEVAVGLAIVISIFRNRQTANVNEINLLRW
- the nuoF gene encoding NADH-quinone oxidoreductase subunit NuoF produces the protein MGLLDNYEKVLLPDIKDLHKLAVYEEHGGYSGFKKALEQTPDDVINEVKKSGLRGRGGAGFPTGMKWSFMPKGDKVRYLACNGDEGEPGTFKDRQIFEFNPHLFIEGTLIACYAMQIQVAYVYIRGEYVKWINILQKALDEAYAKGYVGKQILGKNFSTEIVIHRGAGAYICGEESSLMNSLEGKRPYPRIKPPFPAQVGLWGQPTTINNIETLSCAAVIMRKGADWFSKVGAEKHPGPVLYGISGHVNKPGVYEGPTGLPLKDLIFDVAGGIRGGKKLKAVIPGGSSTPILTPEMVDKATMDADGLRTVGSMMGTAGIIVMDEDTDLVEVLHTLTKFYHHESCGQCTPCREGTGWLEKVVGKFAARTATSQDYDLLLKICGQMEGRTVCALADAAAWPVRNTITRFKSEFEARMVGSPTAGWEYSMKAVSGV
- a CDS encoding MarC family protein — encoded protein: MSLEVLYQAFIPLFVAFDAPGIIPIFISLTTGMTLKEKRKLGTQSTLTALAVCVIILLAGKLVFSIMGITVDDLRIGGGIILIVLAIYDLVFSSEERKNSNITVGVVPIGVPLIAGPTAITTLLVLNDSYGWMATTISLVLNMIIVFFVFYYSDYVTRFMGRSGSHAFAKVMNLFLAAIAVHMITTGIVNIVNQHS
- a CDS encoding NADH-quinone oxidoreductase subunit J — its product is MIFDIVIYTVVFLAIASGILVVTGKSPVTSALALVFNFFCIAFLYLLMEAQFLAAIQVIVYAGAIMVLFLFVIMLLNLQEDITLLESFDLKKGLMVLIAAGFLLQVLYILSLQLPGWSSSPVAGQDFPDLGTAEAIGKALFTRFVFPFEMITVVLLAAVVGAVVLARKKVEND
- a CDS encoding class I SAM-dependent methyltransferase, which translates into the protein MFNLVTRQDFFDIAVKIERKGFSLPRFGVKNQIRRKWNSESSAAGSFWDFPWLEGLWNREITGDESAGYREWLAKTFCPDQSDALSVGCGDGSAEEKWFRTGQFHRVTGLDIADERIRKARDRFNNLNPGLQFVTGDFLTDPVDDYQVLIFEHAFHHLFPMDKVIRKVKEALQPGKQVLMIDYFGPDRFQWEKELLQEANEVLASWPDEWKRIPGTTRTKNRIGSPGLLRMRWSDPSEAAESAGSLQKLRANFNIRFEKVISGTLLHVVFKDIAGNFMSEETRPAVLEVLNREKKLIESGRVNGHFRALVIEGRQ
- a CDS encoding (2Fe-2S)-binding protein is translated as MKIIIDQVEHQVEGKPTILEAAARVGVEIPHFCYHPGLSISGNCRMCLVEAGTPKMGPNGPELDADGKPVIMWMPKPITSCSTPASEGMVVRTHKTSKVIEDAQKGVLEFILINHPLDCPICDQAGECPLQENTFKYGPEGSRFEFEKNHKPKRVELGPNVVFDAERCINCTRCVRFCDEVAKAPQLTVIERGDHNYIATFPGKELDNPYSMNVIDICPVGALTSKHFRFKARVWEMSETDSVCTGCARGCNTKTWVKNNEILRVTPRENPQVNQWWMCDEGRLNIKWMNENRVSGPHRVASGSRTSLTWEDARTSLSAAISANAAKTAVVVSPYATLEDSFAAIQTFRQAGVTRFARYRHEKGSDDHLLIRADKTPNQTALDLLEPLAGTYLSPAQLASAIESGDIATLVVIEENPFANGLTAAHRSKLSQVISFSYNWDETASVADLVFPAAVVAETSGTFINAQGIAQRVKPSKTVTHQNRTLMRETGLSRWDKHAWKHDKWAKPVNVVDAKPTWEILSGLNGEPVFQSPDAILKMASGLIPSLKGLSHGTMGTTGVKIQTGEVIKS